The following are from one region of the Polynucleobacter sp. MWH-CaK5 genome:
- the tpiA gene encoding triose-phosphate isomerase, whose protein sequence is MRPLTIIGNWKMNGSMAANQQLIQELLSDQDFLKNLQGMRAGLCVPYPYLSQVSQLLANSPLACGAQDVSDHPNGAYTGDVSAKMLQEFACQYVIVGHSERRQYHQEGDGLVARKAKACLQANITPIICVGETESEYDDGKTLTVVRRQLQAVLDLLQGQIEACIIAYEPVWAIGTGKVPTPAQAQDVHRELRLQLAKFDDTAASKVAILYGGSLKPDNAKDLLAMPDIDGGLVGGASLNAKDFLALCQACK, encoded by the coding sequence ATGAGACCCTTGACCATCATTGGTAACTGGAAGATGAATGGCAGCATGGCTGCTAATCAGCAACTCATTCAAGAATTATTGAGTGACCAAGATTTTTTAAAAAATCTGCAAGGTATGCGCGCAGGTTTGTGTGTGCCATACCCTTATTTATCGCAAGTCAGTCAGTTGTTGGCTAATTCACCGCTTGCTTGTGGTGCCCAAGATGTTTCTGATCATCCTAATGGTGCTTACACCGGTGATGTCAGCGCAAAAATGTTACAAGAGTTTGCCTGTCAGTATGTGATTGTTGGTCACTCTGAGCGCCGTCAATATCATCAAGAAGGTGATGGCCTGGTGGCCAGAAAAGCTAAAGCTTGTTTGCAAGCCAATATCACCCCCATCATTTGCGTGGGTGAGACCGAGTCTGAGTACGATGATGGCAAAACGTTGACTGTGGTGCGCCGTCAATTACAGGCTGTTTTAGACCTGCTACAAGGTCAAATTGAAGCTTGCATCATTGCATACGAGCCTGTTTGGGCGATTGGCACTGGAAAAGTGCCTACTCCGGCCCAGGCCCAGGATGTGCACAGAGAATTGCGTTTGCAGTTAGCTAAATTTGACGATACAGCGGCCTCAAAAGTGGCCATTTTGTATGGCGGCAGCTTAAAGCCTGATAATGCTAAAGATTTGTTGGCGATGCCAGATATTGATGGTGGTTTGGTGGGTGGTGCATCGTTGAATGCAAAAGATTTTTTGGCTTTATGCCAAGCATGTAAATAA